Within Epilithonimonas zeae, the genomic segment TGGCGGGAAATGTTGTAGTTTTAAAGCACGCATCCATTTGTTTCGGAAGTGGTGATGAAATCGAATCAGCTTTTACAGAAGCTGGTTTTCCAAAATTTATTTTCCAAAATCTTAGAATCGGACATAACGAAATCAAAGAAATTCTGGAAAATCCTTTGGTAAGAGGAGTAAGTCTTACAGGAAGCGAAAAAGCAGGAAGCGAAGTGGCTTCTCTTGCCGGAAAAAATATTAAAAAATCAATTTTGGAGTTAGGCGGAAGCGATGCGTTTATTGTCTTGGAAGATTCGGATTTTGAAAAAGCGGCGAAAGATGGACCATTGGCCAAACTCTCTAACACTGGACAAATCTGTAATGCTGCCAAAAGATTTATCATCCACGAAAAAATTGAAAAGGATTTTCTGCCTTTATTTATAGAGGAATATAATTCTTTCCAACCGGCTGATCCGTTTAAAACGGAAACAAAGTTGAGCAAATTGGCAAGACCTGATTTGGCAGATGAATTGGAGAATCAATATAAAAAAGCTTTGAAAAATGGAGCAGAAGTAGTTTTGGCATTGGAACGAATTTCGGAAAGTGAGTTTCGCCCCGGAATTATCTCTGTCAAAGAAGGTAACCCGATTTTGCAGGAAGAATTATTTGGACCTCTAGCAATTCTGATGGTTGGAAAAGATGATGAAGAA encodes:
- a CDS encoding aldehyde dehydrogenase family protein; the protein is MDLSKHIDSAHQAFSDWKKVPFQDRQKLLLKLAEVLEKNKEKYAKIITTEMHKPISQSTAEIEKSAGMIKFYTQVENVLEPEHIKTEFNVSEVHYDALGIILGVMPWNFPFWQVLRFAVPAILAGNVVVLKHASICFGSGDEIESAFTEAGFPKFIFQNLRIGHNEIKEILENPLVRGVSLTGSEKAGSEVASLAGKNIKKSILELGGSDAFIVLEDSDFEKAAKDGPLAKLSNTGQICNAAKRFIIHEKIEKDFLPLFIEEYNSFQPADPFKTETKLSKLARPDLADELENQYKKALKNGAEVVLALERISESEFRPGIISVKEGNPILQEELFGPLAILMVGKDDEEILKLANDIPFGLGNSVWTKDKKRAQFFIDNLESGTVSINKTTSSDTRLPFGGAKSSGYGVELSLHAIKEFTQVKTVVGNI